Part of the Nothobranchius furzeri strain GRZ-AD chromosome 2, NfurGRZ-RIMD1, whole genome shotgun sequence genome, TTGATACAGGAATCTTTAATCAATTGTTGTCGTACCTGTTCACATGTAGCCCCTTTATTATGGTttgtgtgatgtgaacatccctcCCAGGGTGGAGTGCTGCACTCTGACTGCTTTCTAGTTTTTATTAGTTATATTTCTTGAGTATTTAATTTTAATACTGTACCATGTTTTGCTTGCAATTTGTGACAATTCATGGTGTGTTTATAGATCACCAGTTGCAGTTTGTCAAAATAGGGGGCCCCAGAACATTATCTTGCATAGGGCCCCCACAATGCTAGATGTGCTCCTAGCAGTGAACCCCAGGAAGGCAGCCGGTCCAGACTGAGTACCTAGCAAAGTACTAAGAGCATGCGCACACCAGCTCACCCTCCTCTGCAGACTATTCAACCTCTCACTGGATCAGGCAGCCATCCCATCCTGTCTAAAATCAGCCACAATCATTCAAGTACTGAAGAAGTCTCCCATCTGAATTTATGAAGGTTGTATGATGGTGGTTTGTACAACAGCATATAATGATGGTTTTAAAGTCTGTGCACtaaaaagcaaagcttccaggtTGTTGCAATTGAAAGCCATACTTTTACACATAATGCTGTTTTTGTGATAGaaaccaacaccaccaccatttttgCTTCTGAAAATAGAAAATAGTCCAGTTTCATCATATGAGTCAGATCTTGTTTTGTGGTGAAAAGTCCAACCTGGCAGTTAAATGCTTTCAGGGGGATGTGTTTCTTTTAACTTAGGCATTAATTTCAAGTTTTCTTCTATATCACTTCTTGCATAGATTGCTTTAGCTTTAAAATCTTGGATAATGTGTTCTAGTGGTGTAGCATGACTTAAAGCTACTTATGCTTGTCCAGCAGAAAAAAAATTCTTTTAAAAACAGAATACTGCTTTCTGTAGTGTTAGGCCTTGGACTTTATGTATGGTGCAAGGCCAAGCCAGCCGCAGTGGAAATTGACGTCTAACCCCCTTTACAAGTTTATCTTCATCAGGACTAATTGGTGTAGCATTAGTCAGCTCTGTGTCTGAAGTTGGAAACTTGTGTCATAGTTGTTGGCCAATGCGTGGGTTATCAAAGTTAACAAATGTGTGGGAAGCTATTGTTACTTAGAAATTGTATGCGACAAACAGTACCAAACACACCATTAAGTCCATCAGAAACATCAATGTTTTTAATGAGCATTACATGAGCTTTGGAGCAATACTTACTAATTTATCTAAATAGGTTTTCTTGGCAAAATCATGTGTTGAGGGTATTCTAGTGGTACGGGTTTTTATGGAAATCTTGGGCTTTGATTTGTACAATGTCTGTACATTGTTTATGCAACATGTTGAAGTTATGATTGTCAACATCATTGTTTGTTGCAAAAACATGCAGAATTTCAGTGTCTTCACCCAATGATAGTGTTTTTCAACCCGCGGGTACCGCAGATTTGAAAACGTCTGACCCGCCCCAAGCCTCCCCGCATCACTAGGTCTATTTTTACAACCCTCATTAAAAACACGTTATTGATTTAATGTGCTTTTATTCAGACAAAGTGGTAGTAACATTTACATTTAaggctaaaataaataaaataggcaGATAAAGTTTAAAATTGTATTAAATAAGGGTTATTTTTCTTTGTTACCCTACTAACAGTGCAATAACCCAATACAGAAACAGCACCTAGAGCCCCTGCTTGGGCAAACAAAATAGTAAAACATTTTACaacttttaaacattttgaaAGCCAACAAACGCATTCCCTGTTCTGTCCTTGTTTTTGTCCAGCAAATGCTGAAAACTGAGATTGACAATGATGGCTGTTTACAATTAGTAGAAACATGTGCAGTTATGAAAGAACAAATAAAGCTCTCTGTAATGCAATGTCCAAAGGCATGGCAAAATCTGAAACATCTTCATGGTAAATCTGCTGATGATGATGTCCTGTGAAGGTCTGCATGTATTCCAAAGAGAACTTGTGATGATGGAATGTGTGCTCTGTGGGTAATTCTTGAACAAAATCATAACCACTGCCTTCTGCAGCACTGATCATGTTTTGCTCTTTCATGTACGTGTAAACTATCACCACTTATCAAGATATTGTTAATGTCTTTTCTTGACCATGTGGAAGCCATTTTCACAGTGTTTGTCATAATGGCTGTAATGCTGTTTGGTGCACACCGTTTAAATCGGTTGCACCCAAAACGCTTTATGACCTTGATGAAATGAACCTTTGACAATAGAATGAAAACTGTTCAAACTTTCTTGATTTGATGAGGAAAATGCAATGGTAACACTTGAAGCTGCAGCACCAGGAGCATCAAGGAACTTCTCAGGTTGAACATTTGTCTCCTTTCACATTCCTgtgaaaacagaaacaaaaaaatcaaaaattAGAACAAAATTCATGAATAAAATGGGCATGTTTTCACTTGGGGAACATGTCAAACCTGTTGCTTTGTAGCATCTCCTAGGTCAACAGGTCCTATGTCTTTGAGAGCATTGTgttctgttaaaataaaaaaaaagtttaatatgTAAGGAATATATGTACTGGAAAGAATATGTGTAGGATTAAGTACGCTGTTAAACATCAATAATCAGAATATGTCATAGGCCCCACCATTTTGCCTTTTGGTACAGGCGATGGAACACTGCATTTGTCCTTGTTCATCTGGAGATGGTGGAGAACCTCAGCAGTCTTTCAAATGCGCCTGGGAGTGACAGCAAAGCTGTTGGAAATCACATCAAGATATTTACAATATATTCTAGTATTGTGAGTTTTAAAATCATTTGTTAAGCACATGATGtgatgtcaacaacaacaatcaTATCAAAATCCAGTGTCAGacctggtccttggagacatctgTGCATGAAACAGATCGGTCTTGGACAGCAGCTGCATACTGTTAAAATGAAAGGTTTATTTAAATATGCAAAGAATTTAAATATGCAAAGAATATAAGTATTTGAGTGAAAACTTTAGAATGAGCATCAATGAAAAAAACTGATGGGTCTCACCGTTtcgccactgggggctggtgatgGCACACTGGCATCACCAATTTTCACTTTCAGCTTTTGAAGGACCACACTGCAGTCCTTCAGGTACTTCTGTAAGGAATTATTGTAATCCAAAGGTTTCAAATAAAGGCAGCAAAACTGATTTAGTTTCTTTGAATGATTATTCACCTGAATACGACGAGACATCCGTGTGCCACGTGAGCCTTTTGGATGAATCTGAGATGTCTGAAAGAAAAGGTCATTAAAAGGTTTTATGTTAATTTTTCTATTACTGTACCTCTTAAGCAATATTACTACTTTTTATTGTAAAAGTATTGTGTGTGTAAATCTTAAGTACCTCTCTCTGCAAGTGTTGGCCATTCAAAATCAAAAGAGGGCATGATCACTTGCGCCTTCATTGGTGCTGTTGTAGTGGCAGGGGGTTTCTGGATCGTTGTTGCCTGTccctgaaataaaaaataaaaaagtatacGATACTCTTAATTACTTTGTGCATGTTTTACAGGAGGACTTGAACAAatagaaaaacaagaaaaaaaaaacctgcatgTTAACACTTTTGTCTTTTCCAGAGGACACTGGCTTTCCTCACCTGTCATCAAAATATGAACAGATTGTAAATTCTTAGGCGACAAATATCTAAAATTAATGATGACTCAAAGATTAATATCAAAACGCTTTAATGAAAACATATTTCTTCGTATTTACCTTTTCTTCGtatttacctttttttgttgGACATCTGGTGAAAGCACATCTGGACATTCAGTACTGTCATTTTCCAAAACATGCTGCAGATCTTCATGGAAGTATTTAGGATTCACTTCAAAGCAGTCTCCGGCCTGAACATTGTGATGTAGACAATGTTAGAAAAAGTCATATCAACTTGgcgaacaaaataataaaaagaatgATCTAATTTAATAATTAAAATTAATCATTCATCTTATGAAGAAGAATTCTCTTTGAAGATGATCTTCTCTGCTCCTTTTGACCAGCTGGAGGAGACCTCTGAAAAAAAATCATGACATTTTTATATTACATGATTGTTGAAAATCTAAACAGCAAAATAATGTCTGCAGTTGAAATAAAAACAATTTACCTTCTTGCCAGGCAAAACCATTCGATTGGTCTGCTTGGGGTTGTATGGGCTTTTCATCTTGACCGACCACTCTAGCAGCAGACATCTTGGGGGTAACTTGGGCCTTCTGACTTTGGAGGTGCAGGTATGTTTTTTGCCAGAGCAATTGTGAAAAAATGCCCATACCGTCACCGTCACTGAGATGAACctatagagaaaaaaaaaacaaacaaacacatttttagCTAAAGCCAATACCtcttaatcattaaaaaaaaaaaatcagcaagCTTCTCACTTACCCCATCTCTGCCCCACAAATCCAGGCGATGAAAGGGGAAGTTCTCAGCGATTGATTAGTATGTGACATCTGaaacaaatatattttgttaACAATTAGTTTTTCCAATTAAAAGCATTTTGTAAACTGCACACTAAAATTCAACATACCCATTTGTACTGAGACTCTGAAACATCATGCTCAGATGGTCCTGCACAACCGTGTCATGGCTCAGTCTTGGAGGGAAATCCAAAACAAAAACCTGTTTTCCACAAATTTTACATGTCATTAAAAAGCATTCTGGAAAAAAGCACCAGAATAAAAATTTGATTCAGTAATTGCTTTTCTAATGCACATTTCTAATTACATCTATACTTACCTTTGGACAAAGAGTGCAAATGGTGTTCAAAAGATGCTTGAAGTCTTTTTCTGCTTCTGAGATTGGACTGTCCAGGTTGTTGCTTGGAGCAAGTAGAAACACTGCATCTGGAACACGTGGGAGAACTAACCGGCGGACCTCAGTGGTAAGGTGGGCTGCTGTACCACCAGGAACTGACAGGTAGCCAAAGGACAGCTTCCTCCAAGACGAGGCTGACactaacaatgatccaacacctcattgagacacagacagggttaaatacattggggcaggatgagtgggagatgagctgcaggtgcgtggggagagaaacctagtgaaaacaattaactaatcagggagaggaaagtgagtcgaggaggggaaaataacatgacctaagaataaaacaaaacctaaagacaagaagagcaagataaataattaatgatctaaggagggaggagaactaaaaaaccggtggggaaagaaaGGCActaaaatgggccattcccatctgtaccgggtcggcccgggcagcgtaggttgtttacatatctgggtggcctggtatttttccgggccaactaaggctcattctcagccctcttctcaagggggtctgcttcaggccgaccagggccaacacacccactgctgacagcaaattcacaccttccattagagcaagcctctgattggtgggtagaatcagcccacatgggcttaaggcaaggatgtgtggaatcaaccgggccaggctggggccgactcagtacagatgggaatggcccaaaagagactaattaaatgaaaagctggaccaatagaaaaactacagaggggtgactaggggagaccaacagcagcacaggacctgggggtgggggggtgggggggtggggtacctggggggagaacctggaggggctgcagacaaagagacacatgaggaacacaaggagacacataaggggatcctagagggggatagagaacacaaggagacacatgagtgagacgcagacgcagaccatgacaaaaagTCGTACAGCTTGGCACAACCTCGAACAGCTCCTCCACAGTCTTCGGCATAAACTGTCTGTTCTTCAAGGCCTGAGCTCTACGGTACCCTTTGCCACAAGGCATctacaaaaaggaaaaaataccatAAATTCAGCACTATGCATTATCACTAAACAAATACATTACACACTAATGTAATCCCATGTATTTATTCTATTAAATAGATGATACACAAACCTGATGGAATATTTATCTTCTATTTAATAGACAGATTACCTATTAAGCAACAAAGACCTGTCTTGTTATTGGTCATTAgtatttatttttatctattCATATTTGAAGTTGTTCAAATGAAGATAACTGAActcctttggtttcttgaagacgtttctcttctcatccgaggagctttgtcacttcaaactggaatatgggagagtcaagcctataagctgtagctgtcgttATTCAGGGAGCCAAAACTActgtgggtgtgtccgaatccagaggaaggatgcttgtaagagcgcattttgaggtcgatgacgtcaaagcgcagcggcgagtactgtccgaattccaagaattctCATTCTTGCGTCCTCAAaagcgtcctcgctccacccacatttcgaggatgggtctgatggatcctcacaggagcaagggtatcccagcatgctttgcgcgccacccgctggactcgacactcgcaacaacggcggacggagcgggacagcagtacagcttaaaatgtaagttagttaaaaaaataaaatacatgtatgggcacttttggtttgtttttttatatacgatctaataccgcaaattgttttttttttcttcatgtaatttaaggctaaaacatgccccaccgaaaaccagcttgaatgtttaataagaaaaaacccaccgtaaactagcttgatcccagcaggctttttaaaagaaaatagcggtatgcaaacgaaaaatgtctataaacagaaccgctttcagcttagttttctaagtacattttaagcagaaatcagcgagaacgagcttgtatggtggtcccgtcataattcccgtgtgtgtgtgtgtgtgtttatttagcgaataaagcttctcatcatttgttttaaggttaacaccccaccgtaaacttgcttgaaagtctaataggaaaaaactcaccgtaaaagagcttgcatcttatgtaatcatgtaacgaacgccaaaaataacgaaaactaagtttaatgtttatttaagttaatttttaagaaaccacattactgatttaatgtttttaatttcattttaggcggaaaaaaacacagaacacaattttcatctcccatgttgataaattaaaatattgtttattgcatgttttatcaactatgatttataatctgactttgttcttctattcctctctattctcatccagaaccagtacctttaaggagcatctgtaatttcattatgcccacagtgttctctgttgttaaatgacaataaagccttgtaattctaattccctttgtctgtaggactgcaagtatccagggtcaggagagggagtcagcggaaagcccactgctgaaacctggccctggtttgtccccatggacgaggtgttgggacagaggccttccactaagcctcctgtccttattgcttccattcccgaggacactccagggccaagtgcagcagtgggtgagacagaggacagggagagtggtggaaggaagccggactcatcatcagggagaaaaaggagaagggctgatgagctccttgacctgatcagggaggacatgagacaacagagggaagcggaggagaggagagaaagaaggatggacagatttttagcattgatggaaaggatggcagagaaatgttttttttttcttttagtttcttctggttcaggttctatatatgtgtttgaatgtttttgttatttgtttaaatgtaataaaatttctattaattgataactcttttttgatcattaacagttttattattcagtttttagcaagtaacaacatagtaaataaattgtaagggaacactgtaaggaataaaagtaaagataaaagtaaaatatatacagtaaacttggaaagcagggagtctttggtggtgttgctaaatctactgaacatggatcatcgaggtggatggagtgcaggaaccgagatccgtggctgaacttttctggttggcaagtgaaacatcagacagagtggtctgcagaggtCTGCGTCATCTCActgtccactgcatcgtccatcaaaagggtttgctgggctggctcaatcgacggctgtcacatcactaacattcagatatatgcaaaaaaggagatcatgagtataatacttgtatctctagcagataacaggactaaatgatttttaaactagaGATTCCTATGTAAATTACTTGCCTGATAACAGTAATTGTGATCTGGTGGTACTTCCTCCAGAgcagacacctcagcagaaagttggtcccgccagagggcaccactgactgcctccaaaccagcctccccctcatcttctggagcatcatcctccagttcatcgtcctgcaccacaatgtcaccagcactgaggcagatgttgtgcaggatggtgcatgctgtgatgacctgtaatagagataaaaatttaatttatatttcattCCCAAACAAAGATTACACCCAAAGTTTATTTCCACTTTGTGTTAACTTACATGAGGTACAAAGGTGTGGTGGACTTCCAGCGCTTTCAGGAAGATGGTCCTGAACCTGGTCTTCATCATTCCAAAAGCACGCTCGATGATGCAGCGTGCCCTGGAATGATAGCTGTTGAAGCGCTGGGCTCCCACACCTTGAACCACCCATTTGTAGGGGGTGATGAGGGGGAGTGGATGTTGGAGGCATGGGTACCCTCCATCCGCgaggatgaagtgccctggaggaggAAAGGCTGACTGCCTGTACAGTGGGCTGTGCCAAAGGACCCTGGAGTCGTGGACCGACCCAggccagcccacataggtgtcgataaagcggccctgatggtcacaaacTGCCTGCAGGATGATAGATGGGAACAGTTTCCTGTTTCTGTAGCACTGACCATCAGGACCGCTCGGAGCCTTGATCCGAATGTGACAGCCATCGATCGCAACTGCTGCTTTCATGAAAGCTCTGTgtcgagccagcccagcaaacccacgAGACACAACCTCCATCTCCTCTGGGGTTTTGGGGAGGTGAATGACCTGGTGGAGGATTGCGACCACATCCTCCGTGACTCGATGGACGATGTCGTGGACAGTTGAGCGAGGCACCCAAATACTCCTGAGACCACCCTGtaggatgttccacttgccaaccagaacagaaacaccagggtctcgattgtggcaccccaaccatgtcgccgatcttggttcaggagatttagcaacaccacaaaagactccctgctcagacgaaaatctggcctgggatcttcctggttaaaaaaacggtccaggactggcacactcatgtttatcctacagtacaggggtctgttctgttggaagaaaagtagagaacaataaaacaattttaaaaaaaCTGTATAAATGCTTGAGATTTTTAGAAGAGAGCTAGGCATTATTAGGCATAAGTTGAAAAGGACAATACACATTAAACAAATTGTAATGCTACTTTTACTATGAACTATATGCACAGAACCAAGCATTATGATCAAATAAAAACTTCTAAAATGTCATTCCATTAATTATTTTAGATGAATATAGGTTAAATTAACTATATGCATGTTAGTCTACTCTATACTAATGTGTATATTCAGCCACATGTCTTTCTGTTgcttaaaatataaatgaaactagcactaaagttaacatgtaatgcctgaaagctggttcactaaacaaaaaataattttacctggatatggctgcttctcagccttaaatacaaaggccggtgacgtttactaagcagtcgcagctcctcaaaaaccaaaaataaaagggaatactgctgtggatccattttcacctctgactagcttgttagcttgttagcctgtttgccgccgtcacggtagctaagcaactggacctgggggcgggaataaaaacgaggtactgtccgaattcagagccgctgacttccggttttagcggtctagcaaggacccggccttgctaatcCGGCGAGGACCCGTGCTCACAAGCATCCgtcctctggattcggacacaccctgtgGGTACCCCCCTCTCCATCATCTGATGAGTCGTCAGCCTCTATTGTgagggagtcgttgtgttgattagacataggaaggtgtgacctagactgtaaCTGCTTAAGAATAAGACTCACAGCTGCATTataggtagcctggcctgccagactcgtcctctgtttaattctgcacagagaaagagtctgccaactcacaggcagagaggcacatgaggagcggaactaggcagctcaaaaataaccaatctgaaaaaagacagaaatgccaaCTTTACCGcgcaatgctgtagttttttttttatctgtagtaaaaatggtgtctggcaacggcgcaaatgtcttttttttttttagaagaagaagaaatgcttttagcgcttctacttgttgtggttttaaagatgtgtccaagtcCTTTAGAACAGGGAAAAGAGTCGCAGTGaagtccgcttcagtcgccatgtttatgacaaactctgtattgtggtgtgtgacatacgctactcagcactgattatcagctcagctatgttataggtactggaaaggtgaaatcgaagCCCCCCATCTCTAGTTAAAGGTTTTTTTCCACAGTTGACATAGATGGCTTATTTTACTCCTCTGTAAAACCacatatcttctctgtccagaatgtgtactttgtcaggaatgtcccttgtccttcaggtgtaggtggactgcagagtcttgacctcGTTGAAGAATAATAGACATGTACAGCATATAAGATTGACTCTTTTTATCACAAAAGAGGTGGGCCAGGTTACCGCCCACCCATTGATACACTAAATGCAAGGGTGTGGCTTTCATGTaaatgatgagaattaaaaagagagatcatatctctcctgtcttagcttccctacattggctacctgttgaattcagaatagattttaagatccttcttctcataaagctcttaataatcaaggtccatcatacatcagtaatctgattgttccatatgttcctaaccgagcacttcgctctcagactgcaggtctactggtggttccaagaatatctaaacttaggatgggaggcagatcttttagttatcaggctcctctcctgtggaaccagctcccagctttagtccgtgaggcagacactttgtctacttttaagaataggcttaaaacagttttatttgatagggcttatagttaaaatctgatgttagcctaaatctggacaagtgggggattacagggaggtggagtgtacagtcggtaaagacggctctcccttgccctgcctccaacatgcctacatctaaataggataggttatccagagttaactctgtagttatgctgctataggcttagactgctggaggacacactgaccacttttcacactctactgctttcttctacagtctgctctttaactgtactattttgtgcaatttcagctgttaactttattttctctgtgagtgtttttctccccagaagaagctgcgatgacgttctgctgagctgtggtggcctcatggagggggccatcgactagcacactgctgctaaccactaatacattctctctctcctgataataactttttgttttcattgacttttgatgtgctaatactagtttatccgtttaattatagatccactaggataaatacaataaagtttat contains:
- the LOC139062037 gene encoding putative nuclease HARBI1 — encoded protein: MEVVSRGFAGLARHRAFMKAAVAIDGCHIRIKAPSGPDGQCYRNRKLFPSIILQAVCDHQGRFIDTYVGWPGSVHDSRVLWHSPLYRQSAFPPPGHFILADGGYPCLQHPLPLITPYKWVVQGVGAQRFNSYHSRARCIIERAFGMMKTRFRTIFLKALEVHHTFVPHVITACTILHNICLSAGDIVVQDDELEDDAPEDEGEAGLEAVSGALWRDQLSAEVSALEEVPPDHNYCYQPSIEPAQQTLLMDDAVDSEMTQTSADHSYSPLRFDVIDLKMRSYKHPSSGFGHTHSSFGSLNNDSYSL